In a single window of the Pontibacter russatus genome:
- a CDS encoding IlvD/Edd family dehydratase translates to MASDKDTTSDKKLRSYDWFGKSDKMGFVHRSWLRNQGYPDDYFKGRPVIGICNTWSELTPCNGHLRDFAEIVKRGVVEAGGFPMEFPVTSLGETIMRPTTMLFRNLAAMDTEETIRANPLDGVVLLTGCDKTTPSTLMGACSVDLPTIVVPGGPMLNGRYKGECVGSGSFNWLHKEKQKVENYSDDEIHLMEIGAARSQGHCMTMGTASTMACMVEALGLTLPGAAAIPAVDSRKKVMAQLSGRRIVEMVREDLKLSKILTRQAFENAIVVNAAVGGSTNFIIHMLAIAGRLGVELNLEDFDAIGSKIPLLVNLKPSGKYLMEDFYYAGGLPVVLKEMQQYLHNDVITVNGRPIGENNADMVCYNCDVITPVEEPLQQEAGIAVLKGNLCEDGAIIKPSAATPELMKHRGRAVVFETIEDYHQRIDDPDLDVDETCVLVLKGVGPKGYPGMPEVGNVDLPEKILRKGIRDMVRISDGRMSGTAAGTVVLHVSPESSVGGTLALVQDGDMIELDVENRRLHLDVSDEELQRRRAAWIPPAPMATRGYVKLYIDHVQQAHLGADLDVLQGGSGSVVTRDLH, encoded by the coding sequence ATGGCATCAGATAAAGACACGACATCAGATAAAAAATTAAGGAGTTACGATTGGTTCGGCAAGTCCGACAAGATGGGATTCGTACACCGGTCCTGGCTGCGCAACCAGGGCTACCCCGACGATTATTTCAAAGGGCGGCCCGTGATTGGCATCTGCAACACCTGGTCGGAGCTGACGCCCTGCAACGGGCACCTGCGCGACTTCGCCGAGATTGTGAAGCGAGGCGTGGTGGAGGCGGGCGGCTTTCCGATGGAGTTCCCGGTGACCTCGCTGGGCGAGACTATCATGCGCCCCACCACCATGCTTTTCCGGAACCTGGCCGCAATGGACACCGAAGAAACCATCCGCGCCAACCCGCTGGACGGGGTGGTGCTGCTCACCGGCTGCGACAAAACCACGCCTTCTACCCTGATGGGGGCCTGCAGCGTGGACCTTCCGACCATTGTGGTGCCGGGCGGCCCCATGCTCAACGGCCGCTACAAAGGCGAGTGCGTGGGCTCCGGCTCCTTCAACTGGCTGCACAAAGAGAAACAGAAGGTAGAGAATTACTCCGACGACGAAATCCATCTCATGGAGATTGGCGCGGCCCGCAGCCAGGGCCATTGCATGACCATGGGCACAGCTTCCACGATGGCCTGCATGGTGGAGGCGCTGGGCCTGACATTGCCGGGCGCGGCGGCCATCCCCGCCGTGGACTCCCGCAAAAAAGTAATGGCGCAGCTGTCCGGGCGAAGGATTGTGGAAATGGTGCGAGAGGATTTGAAGCTCTCCAAAATACTCACCCGGCAGGCCTTTGAGAACGCCATCGTGGTGAACGCCGCCGTGGGAGGCTCCACCAATTTCATCATCCATATGCTGGCCATTGCCGGTCGTCTGGGGGTGGAACTGAACCTGGAGGATTTCGATGCTATCGGCAGCAAGATTCCGCTGCTGGTGAACCTGAAGCCTTCCGGGAAGTACCTGATGGAGGATTTCTACTATGCCGGAGGTCTGCCGGTGGTGCTGAAAGAGATGCAACAGTACCTGCACAACGATGTGATTACGGTAAATGGACGGCCGATAGGCGAGAACAACGCCGATATGGTCTGCTACAACTGCGACGTCATTACCCCCGTAGAGGAGCCGCTGCAGCAGGAGGCAGGCATCGCCGTGCTCAAAGGAAACCTCTGTGAGGACGGGGCCATCATCAAACCCTCCGCCGCCACGCCCGAACTGATGAAGCACCGCGGACGGGCGGTGGTGTTCGAAACCATTGAGGACTACCACCAGCGCATCGACGACCCGGACCTGGATGTGGACGAGACCTGCGTGCTCGTGCTGAAAGGAGTGGGACCGAAAGGCTACCCCGGCATGCCGGAGGTCGGCAACGTGGATTTGCCGGAGAAGATACTGCGAAAAGGCATCCGGGACATGGTGCGCATCTCGGACGGCCGGATGAGCGGCACGGCAGCCGGCACGGTGGTGCTGCACGTGTCGCCGGAGTCGTCGGTGGGGGGCACGCTGGCCCTGGTGCAGGACGGCGACATGATTGAGCTGGATGTGGAGAACCGCAGGCTGCACCTGGATGTAAGCGATGAGGAACTGCAGCGCCGCCGGGCCGCCTGGATACCGCCCGCGCCCATGGCTACCCGTGGCTACGTGAAGCTATATATAGACCATGTGCAGCAAGCCCACCTCGGCGCCGACCTGGACGTGCTGCAAGGCGGCTCCGGCTCCGTGGTCACACGCGATTTGCATTGA
- a CDS encoding aldehyde dehydrogenase (NADP(+)): MELTGKNIIGNALAGAGKETFFAVNPSSGNKIEPAFTEASREEIDNAVQKAWEAFQTYRNKSGEEKAQLLEAIADEIMALGDELITRCTKETGLPEARLTGERGRTVGQLKLFAQLLREGSWVDARVDPADPDRKPLPRADIRSMLRPMGPVGVFGASNFPLAFSVAGGDTASALAAGCTVVVKAHQAHPGTSEMVGLAIQRAVRKCQMPEGTFSMVHGATVEVGQALVRHPLIKAIGFTGSFRGGKALFDEANKREEPIPVYAEMGSTNPVFILPRALQQRKDNIAKDMAASVAMGVGQFCTSPGLVFTQQSEDEEQFRQLLAQSISELGGGVMLTPGIRGNYEKGIEKLRSINGVEVLAKGKEKATACHGTAYLLHTSAQNFLEEEALEEEVFGPSTLAVTVQHKEELLQAARRLRGHLTVTVHGTEEDLLENQDLLSVLEQKAGRLIINGYPTGVEVGYAMVHGGPYPATTDSRTTSVGAAALLRFARPVCYQGFPMALLPDELKDGNPLGIWRLVNGKLQKD; this comes from the coding sequence ATGGAATTAACAGGCAAAAATATCATTGGCAATGCCCTGGCGGGAGCGGGAAAGGAAACATTCTTTGCCGTGAACCCCTCCAGCGGCAACAAGATAGAACCAGCTTTTACGGAGGCCAGCCGGGAAGAGATAGACAATGCGGTGCAGAAAGCGTGGGAAGCTTTCCAGACATACCGCAACAAATCCGGGGAAGAGAAGGCCCAACTGCTGGAAGCGATTGCCGACGAGATTATGGCGCTTGGCGACGAGTTGATTACCCGCTGCACCAAGGAGACCGGCCTTCCGGAGGCGCGCCTGACGGGCGAGCGCGGCAGAACAGTGGGCCAACTGAAGCTTTTCGCGCAATTGCTCCGCGAGGGCTCCTGGGTGGATGCCCGCGTGGACCCCGCCGACCCGGACCGCAAGCCGCTGCCCAGGGCGGATATCAGAAGCATGCTGCGGCCCATGGGACCTGTGGGCGTGTTCGGGGCAAGCAATTTCCCGCTGGCCTTCTCGGTAGCGGGCGGCGACACGGCCTCGGCGCTGGCCGCTGGCTGCACCGTGGTGGTGAAGGCGCACCAGGCCCATCCCGGCACCTCCGAAATGGTGGGGCTGGCCATACAGCGGGCTGTTCGGAAATGCCAGATGCCGGAAGGAACTTTCTCGATGGTACACGGGGCGACGGTGGAAGTGGGGCAGGCGCTCGTGCGGCACCCGCTCATCAAAGCCATTGGCTTCACCGGGTCGTTCCGGGGCGGCAAGGCCCTGTTCGATGAGGCGAACAAACGGGAGGAGCCGATACCGGTATATGCCGAGATGGGCAGTACCAACCCGGTCTTCATCCTGCCGCGCGCCCTGCAGCAAAGGAAAGATAATATTGCCAAAGACATGGCCGCCTCGGTGGCGATGGGCGTGGGACAGTTCTGCACCTCACCGGGGCTTGTCTTCACGCAACAGTCCGAAGACGAAGAGCAGTTCCGGCAGCTGCTGGCCCAAAGCATCAGTGAGCTGGGTGGCGGCGTGATGCTGACGCCGGGCATCCGGGGCAACTATGAGAAAGGCATCGAAAAGCTGCGGAGCATCAACGGGGTGGAAGTGCTGGCGAAAGGAAAGGAAAAAGCGACCGCCTGCCACGGCACCGCCTACCTGTTGCACACTTCGGCCCAAAACTTCTTGGAGGAGGAGGCCCTGGAGGAAGAGGTGTTCGGACCTTCCACGCTGGCCGTAACGGTGCAGCACAAAGAAGAACTGCTGCAGGCGGCCAGGCGGTTGCGCGGCCACCTCACCGTGACGGTACACGGCACCGAAGAAGATTTGCTTGAAAACCAGGACCTGCTCTCTGTACTGGAGCAGAAGGCGGGGCGGCTCATCATCAACGGCTACCCGACTGGCGTGGAAGTAGGCTACGCCATGGTACACGGCGGACCATACCCCGCCACCACCGACAGCAGGACAACGTCAGTAGGGGCGGCGGCCCTGCTGCGCTTCGCCCGGCCGGTCTGCTACCAGGGTTTCCCGATGGCGCTGCTGCCCGACGAACTGAAGGACGGCAACCCCCTGGGCATCTGGCGGCTGGTGAACGGTAAGCTACAGAAGGACTGA